The Nocardia sp. XZ_19_385 genome contains a region encoding:
- a CDS encoding cytochrome P450 — translation MADNVNGGVVLEIFDDGFAADPWPVLDRLRRDGGVHRVRTPDGPPAWLVTGYADVRAGLRDDRLATSTSYAGTRDYRGFTVPPAFGVLFDTEPEEHTRLRRVLTAELSPRSLDEWAGRTPELLESLLKDLDSAGPVDLVERLAVPLPAAVLGELLGLAGPDREALLAWANSTLLPAAGAPLRQARETLQTMGAIVTGTIERTRTADSVLGRLVAAHDRGEMSAEELQGVLFYLLFVWYEVLADLVAGAILALLTNPGQVPLLRAAPDRAVDELLRYLSPQVLATPRFATADLQLGRYSIGAGQTVLFCLAAANHDPAKFDAPSTLDLARKRNPHLGLGHGPHACLGTALIRTVTAATLDYVCTRWPATTLTTESSEIPWRSGFRHRGPLTLPVRLA, via the coding sequence TTGGCAGACAACGTGAATGGGGGCGTAGTGCTGGAGATCTTCGACGACGGCTTCGCGGCGGATCCGTGGCCGGTGCTGGATCGGCTGCGCCGCGACGGCGGCGTGCATCGGGTGCGCACGCCCGACGGTCCCCCGGCCTGGCTGGTGACCGGGTATGCCGATGTGCGCGCGGGTCTGCGCGATGACCGGCTGGCCACCAGCACCAGCTATGCCGGCACGCGGGACTATCGCGGGTTCACGGTGCCCCCCGCCTTCGGCGTGCTGTTCGATACCGAACCCGAAGAACACACGCGGCTCCGGCGAGTGCTCACTGCGGAACTGTCGCCCCGCAGTCTGGACGAGTGGGCCGGGCGGACGCCCGAACTGCTCGAATCACTGCTGAAAGATCTGGATTCGGCGGGCCCGGTCGATCTGGTCGAGCGGCTCGCCGTCCCGCTGCCCGCCGCGGTGCTCGGCGAACTCCTCGGCTTGGCCGGACCGGACCGCGAAGCGCTACTGGCGTGGGCGAATTCGACGCTGCTGCCCGCGGCCGGTGCGCCGCTGCGGCAGGCCCGCGAAACCCTCCAGACGATGGGCGCCATCGTTACCGGGACCATCGAGCGCACCCGGACCGCCGACTCCGTGCTCGGCCGGCTCGTCGCAGCCCACGATCGCGGTGAGATGAGCGCCGAGGAGTTGCAGGGTGTGCTCTTCTATCTCCTGTTCGTCTGGTACGAGGTGCTGGCAGATCTGGTGGCGGGCGCGATCCTCGCCTTGTTGACCAACCCCGGCCAGGTTCCGTTGCTGCGCGCCGCCCCCGATCGCGCCGTTGACGAACTGCTCCGCTACCTCTCCCCGCAAGTTCTGGCGACCCCCCGATTCGCCACCGCCGACCTGCAATTGGGCCGCTACAGCATCGGCGCGGGGCAGACAGTGCTGTTCTGTCTGGCCGCCGCGAACCACGACCCGGCGAAGTTCGACGCGCCCAGCACCCTGGATCTGGCCCGCAAACGCAACCCCCACCTCGGCCTGGGCCACGGCCCGCACGCCTGCCTGGGCACCGCCCTGATCCGCACCGTCACGGCGGCGACCCTCGACTACGTCTGTACCCGCTGGCCCGCAACGACATTGACCACGGAGTCCTCGGAAATCCCGTGGCGATCGGGTTTCCGGCACCGGGGGCCACTCACCCTGCCGGTGCGGCTGGCGTGA